Proteins from one Belonocnema kinseyi isolate 2016_QV_RU_SX_M_011 chromosome 8, B_treatae_v1, whole genome shotgun sequence genomic window:
- the LOC117178551 gene encoding venom acid phosphatase Acph-1-like, with translation MTWLRKELEKQEMELEKEEEEKISFSNQSRILLEEKLLGYQRFRVSFLATALIVPPAFKELCRHGDRKPDSLLESYEADPYKDENFDGTLTDNGRKRELDLGKFLRSKYNEFLGSTYVPGCIEARSTNANRTKESANLILEGLYPGAVIPVISKFQLNDALLYPQLCPGYLKNYLEAKSDTRKEREELKECMEHLTNSTGQTINSTLDMYLLYVTLDAEHCMNFELPSWTSDIYPDGDLLKGTLLEFHIQNYNEKMIIKNGGKFINKIREDMESVKSGEMDKNRKLMLYVAHDLNIVAVLKGLDVFDPHVPKYSASLILELHLIDETYHVKIEYYLGMPAELKTLQIPGCAEICPLDQFSTLMEKYIPSGFDWLCDKMRGFGNLVEAFSETVEKFKQLFGK, from the exons ATGAC CTGGTTGAGAAAGGAGTTGGAAAAGCAGGAAATGGAGCTGgaaaaggaggaggaggag aaaattagcttttctaATCAATCCCGGATTCTTCTTGAAGAAAAGTTGCTCGGATACCAAAGATTTAGAGTCAGCTTTCTTGCTACGGCACTCATCGTGCCACCTGCATTCAAAGAG cTTTGCCGTCATGGAGATCGCAAACCAGACAGCTTACTTGAAAGTTACGAAGCTGATCCTTATAAAGATGAAAACTTTGATGGAACATTAACCGAC aaTGGCAGGAAGCGGGAACTTGATCTGGGTAAATTTCTTCGTTCTAAATACAATGAATTTTTGGGATCTACTTACGTGCCTGGATGTATAGAAGCTAGAAGCACGAACGCTAATCGTACAAAAGAAtctgcaaatttaattttggagGGTTTGTATCCAGGAGCGGTGATACCTGTAATATCGAAGTTTCAACTGAATGATGCCCTGCTTTACCCACAATTATGTCCTGG atacttaaaaaattacttggaagCAAAATCAGACACAAGGAAAGAGCGGGAAGAATTGAAAGAATGCATGGAACATTTGACGAACTCGACAGGCCAAACAATCAATTCCACGCTTGATATGTATCTTCTTTACGTGACTTTAGACGCCGAACAttgtatgaattttgaactaccaTCTTGGACTAGTGATATCTATCCAGATGGCGATCTTTTGAAAGGAACACTTCTCGAATTTCATATACAAAACTATAacgaaaaaatgataattaaaaacgGGGGcaagtttattaacaaaatcagAGAAGATATGGAATCTGTAAAAAGTGGAGAAATGGATAAAAACCGAAAACTAATGTTATACGTCGCTCATGATCTAAACATTGTTGCCGTTCTCAAAGGTTTAGATGTCTTCGATCCACATGTACCCAAATATTCAGCATCTTTGATTCTGGAATTGCATCTTATTGATGAAACTTATCATGTGAAG ATTGAATATTACTTGGGCATGCCAGCTGAGCTGAAAACTTTACAAATTCCTGGATGCGCAGAAATATGCCCattagatcaattttccacactGATGGAAAAATATATTCCATCCGGCTTTGATTGGTTATGCGACAAAATGCGAGGTTTTGGTAATCTTGTAGAGGCATTTTCTGaaactgttgaaaaatttaaacaattattcggCAAATAA